The sequence aaataaatttaacTCTCCAAATAGTAATTGTCTCCCTACAAATCATGTAGTCTTGTTTTAGTATGAACTCAACCAACTCCCCCTTGACTTAACCCCAACTTTCCCTTCTGAGAAACCACGCGCCACCCATCCAGCTTTACCCCACCATGATCCAAGGGCGTGTGTATCATATGCTAAGCCATATGCTGCTTTGGTTAGCCCTATTtgtataataataaaataaaaaatatcatactaattacatatacatatatattgtcGATTTGAATAGTATGTGTAATATTATATTAGAAAATTACTTGGTTTATTCTCGACCAACTTTAGTCGgtaatgtaaaatttattttattttaaatacataaactttttcatattgaagttgaagttatatgcatatataattataGTATTAGTGTGATTTAGCCGATTAAATCAAGTTACCTTATTAGTATTAAAATATTGTTTGTTCTTGTAGGTCAACTTAACTAAAAACAATATGCATTGTTAGTTAGTGTATATAATTTGAACTTTTCACATTGGATTAAAGTTATAAGCATTGATAGTATAAGAACATTTACCCTTTTAATGTCGATTTAACCGATTATATTAGGCTAATGCTTTCATATTACCATAATAAACTTGTTATTAAAAGTTACCATTATTATTGTTCAATTAACTTTATAGTATAAAAGATTTATTGCACATGTAAACAACATATTATAAGTTAATTTACCGTGATAGTGCAAACAACTTATTATAGCATTCAACGTAAGTTAAACTCTTTTGCATTTACAATTTTACATCTGTCTTTGTCTCAAACCCTCCCTTTTCTCTTTAGTACATTTCTTTGTCACTTACCAAAACCGTGTCCATACCTTCAAATTCAAACTATCTCCATCCCCTCCACCCTCCTCCCCCCCTTACCCTCCCTCCCCCACCAAACACCAAATCTGAGGGACTAAAACCCAATCAAATAAATCCACTCCCTCTTCTCATTTCCAAATCTAAACATCACTCCCCCACATGAAGTCAGAACGCCAACTCTTacctctttttttcctttctttgttcatCATTTCTTCCACAACCACTACCACCGCCACCGCCACCGCCGCCGTCAGAATCCGCAATGCCGTCGTTACAAAAATCCCACAACAGTTCAGAGAAGCCCCTGAATTCTATAACTCCCCTGAATGTCCTTCCATTGAAAATACCCACAACCTAATATGTTCTGATAAAGCTGTTCATGTAGCTATGACACTTGATTCTGCCTATATACGTGGCTCAATGGCAGCTATACTTTCCATTCTTCAACACTCATCTTGCCCACAAAACACAATCTTTCACTTCGTCACTTCCGCTTCCGCAAACGCGTCACTCCTACGCGCCACCATCCTCGCGTCTTTCCCTTACCTTAAATTCCAAGTCTATCAATTTGACGACTCCTATGTTGCCGGACTTATTTCAACCTCAATACGTTCAGCTCTTGATTGTCCTTTAAACTACGCAAGAAGTTACTTAGCCAATATTTTACCAACTTGTGTTAAGAAAGTTGTGTACTTGGATTCCG is a genomic window of Nicotiana tabacum cultivar K326 chromosome 16, ASM71507v2, whole genome shotgun sequence containing:
- the LOC107771849 gene encoding putative galacturonosyltransferase-like 1; translated protein: MKSERQLLPLFFLSLFIISSTTTTTATATAAVRIRNAVVTKIPQQFREAPEFYNSPECPSIENTHNLICSDKAVHVAMTLDSAYIRGSMAAILSILQHSSCPQNTIFHFVTSASANASLLRATILASFPYLKFQVYQFDDSYVAGLISTSIRSALDCPLNYARSYLANILPTCVKKVVYLDSDLVLVDDIAKLAATPLGENKILAAPEYCNANFTSYFTPTFWSNPSLSLTFADRKACYFNTGVMVIDLDRWRKGDYTNKIEEWMELQKRMRIYELGSLPPFLLVFAGNIAPVDHRWNQHGLGGDNFRGLCRDLHPGPVSLLHWSGKGKPWARLDANRPCPLDALWAPYDLLKPPFSFDS